Proteins encoded together in one Streptomyces sp. NBC_01216 window:
- a CDS encoding 5-(carboxyamino)imidazole ribonucleotide synthase, which yields MTFPVVGMVGGGQLARMTHEAGIPLGIRFKLLSDTPQDSAAQVVSEVVVGDYRDLATLREFARGCDVITFDHEHVPTEHLRALEADGIPVRPGPDALVHAQDKGVMRARLDEIGVPSPRHRIVAGPADAAAFAEEVGGFPIILKTVRGGYDGKGVWFVRAEEDARDPFLAGVPVLAEEKVDFARELAANIVRSPHGQAVAYPVVESRQVDGVCDTVVAPAPDLSDELSGQAQELALRIAEELDVVGHLAVELFETTDGRILVNELAMRPHNSGHWTQDGAITSQFANHVRAVLDLPLGDPRPRARWTVMCNVLGGDYPDMYYAYLHCMARDPQLKIHMYGKDVKPGRKVGHVNTYGDDLDDVLERARHAAGYLRGTITE from the coding sequence GTGACGTTCCCGGTAGTAGGCATGGTCGGCGGCGGCCAGCTCGCCCGTATGACCCACGAGGCAGGCATCCCCCTCGGCATCAGGTTCAAGCTCCTCAGTGACACCCCGCAGGACTCGGCGGCGCAGGTGGTGAGCGAGGTCGTCGTCGGCGACTATCGCGATCTGGCTACGCTCCGTGAATTCGCGCGTGGCTGCGACGTGATCACCTTCGATCACGAGCACGTCCCGACCGAACACCTGCGGGCCCTGGAGGCGGACGGCATCCCCGTCCGCCCGGGGCCCGACGCGCTGGTGCACGCCCAGGACAAGGGGGTGATGCGCGCCCGGCTCGACGAGATCGGCGTGCCGAGCCCCCGGCACCGCATCGTGGCCGGTCCGGCCGACGCGGCGGCCTTCGCGGAGGAGGTGGGCGGATTCCCGATCATCCTCAAGACCGTGCGCGGCGGCTACGACGGCAAGGGTGTCTGGTTCGTCCGCGCCGAGGAGGACGCCCGGGACCCCTTCCTGGCGGGCGTCCCCGTCCTCGCCGAGGAGAAGGTCGACTTCGCCCGTGAGCTCGCCGCGAACATCGTCCGCTCCCCGCACGGGCAGGCCGTCGCCTACCCGGTCGTCGAGTCCCGGCAGGTGGACGGCGTCTGCGACACCGTCGTCGCGCCCGCGCCCGACCTGTCCGACGAACTGTCGGGCCAGGCCCAGGAGCTGGCCCTGCGGATCGCCGAGGAACTCGACGTCGTCGGCCACCTGGCCGTCGAGCTCTTCGAGACCACCGACGGACGCATCCTCGTGAACGAGCTCGCGATGCGCCCCCACAACTCCGGTCACTGGACGCAGGACGGCGCGATCACCTCGCAGTTCGCCAACCACGTCCGGGCCGTCCTCGACCTCCCCCTGGGCGACCCGCGCCCGCGTGCGCGGTGGACGGTCATGTGCAACGTGCTGGGCGGTGACTACCCCGACATGTACTACGCGTACCTGCACTGCATGGCCCGGGACCCCCAGCTCAAGATCCACATGTACGGCAAGGACGTGAAGCCCGGCCGCAAGGTCGGCCACGTCAACACCTACGGCGACGACCTCGACGACGTGCTGGAGCGCGCCCGTCACGCCGCCGGCTACCTGCGAGGAACGATCACCGAATGA
- the purE gene encoding 5-(carboxyamino)imidazole ribonucleotide mutase codes for MSSSPDTTPVVGIVMGSDSDWPVMEAAAQALDEFEIAYEVDVVSAHRMPHEMIAYGEQAAARGLKAIIAGAGGAAHLPGMLASVTPLPVIGVPVPLKYLDGMDSLLSIVQMPAGVPVATVSVGGARNAGLLAARVLAAHDPGLLDRMRAFQQELNAQATEKGKRLRAKVEGADSFGFAK; via the coding sequence ATGAGCAGCAGTCCCGACACCACGCCCGTCGTCGGCATCGTCATGGGTTCGGACTCCGACTGGCCGGTCATGGAGGCCGCGGCGCAGGCCCTCGACGAGTTCGAGATCGCCTACGAGGTCGACGTCGTCTCCGCGCACCGGATGCCGCACGAGATGATCGCCTACGGCGAGCAGGCCGCCGCCCGCGGTCTCAAGGCGATCATCGCGGGCGCGGGAGGCGCCGCCCACCTGCCCGGCATGCTCGCCTCCGTCACCCCGCTCCCGGTGATCGGCGTGCCCGTGCCGCTCAAGTACCTCGACGGCATGGACTCGCTCCTTTCGATCGTGCAGATGCCGGCCGGTGTGCCGGTGGCCACCGTCTCCGTCGGCGGCGCGCGCAACGCGGGCCTGCTCGCGGCCCGCGTCCTGGCCGCGCACGATCCCGGTCTGCTCGACCGGATGCGGGCGTTCCAGCAGGAACTCAACGCCCAGGCGACCGAGAAGGGCAAGCGGCTGCGGGCCAAGGTCGAAGGCGCGGACTCGTTCGGCTTCGCCAAGTGA
- a CDS encoding dipeptidase, with amino-acid sequence MSAAGATGTRPAAERLAEALDLLAGHPVVDGHNDLPWALRQQARYDLDRLDIGADQTASLHTDLARLRAGRVGAQFWSVYVPCALTGDDAVSATLEQIDAVDQLLVRYAADLAPALTADDMEAARQQGRIASLKGAEGGHSINDSLATLRALHALGVRYMTLTHNDNTAWADSATDEPRAGGLTAFGHEVVREMNRVGMLVDLSHVAATTMRAALATSVAPVIFSHSSALAVCDHPRNIPDDVLAQLPANGGVAMATFVPKFVLPAAVEWTARADENMRAHGLHPLDTTPRAMKIHRAFQEENPQPVATVATVADHLDHMREVAGIDHIGIGGDYDGTAFTPSGLDDVAGYPNLVAELLTRGWSHADLARLTWSNAVRALRDAEAVSRDLRAARGPSNATIEALDGPDSPEGDRP; translated from the coding sequence GTGAGCGCGGCGGGCGCGACCGGGACGCGGCCGGCGGCGGAGCGTCTGGCGGAGGCGCTCGACCTGCTCGCCGGGCACCCGGTCGTGGACGGGCACAACGACCTGCCGTGGGCGCTGCGGCAGCAGGCCCGCTACGACCTGGACCGGCTGGACATCGGTGCCGACCAGACCGCGTCGCTCCACACGGACCTCGCCCGGCTGCGGGCCGGCCGGGTGGGTGCCCAGTTCTGGTCGGTCTACGTGCCCTGCGCGCTCACCGGGGACGACGCGGTCAGCGCCACCCTGGAACAGATCGACGCGGTCGACCAACTGCTCGTGAGGTACGCGGCGGACCTGGCCCCGGCACTGACCGCCGACGACATGGAGGCGGCCCGACAGCAGGGCCGTATCGCCTCGCTGAAGGGCGCCGAGGGCGGCCACTCCATCAACGACTCGCTCGCCACCCTGCGGGCCCTGCACGCGCTGGGCGTGCGGTACATGACACTCACCCACAACGACAACACCGCGTGGGCGGACTCGGCGACGGACGAGCCGCGCGCCGGAGGGCTCACCGCCTTCGGGCACGAGGTCGTCCGGGAGATGAACCGTGTCGGCATGCTCGTCGACCTCTCGCACGTCGCCGCCACCACGATGCGGGCCGCGCTCGCCACGTCCGTCGCACCGGTGATCTTCTCGCACTCCTCCGCGCTGGCCGTCTGCGACCACCCGCGGAACATCCCCGACGACGTGCTGGCCCAGCTCCCGGCCAACGGGGGCGTGGCGATGGCGACCTTCGTGCCGAAGTTCGTCCTCCCCGCCGCGGTCGAGTGGACGGCGCGGGCGGACGAGAACATGCGGGCGCACGGGCTGCACCCCCTCGACACCACCCCACGGGCGATGAAGATCCACCGCGCCTTCCAGGAGGAGAACCCACAGCCGGTCGCCACCGTCGCGACGGTCGCCGACCACCTCGACCACATGCGCGAGGTCGCCGGCATCGACCACATCGGCATCGGCGGCGACTACGACGGAACGGCGTTCACCCCGAGCGGCCTCGACGACGTGGCGGGTTATCCGAACCTCGTCGCGGAACTGCTCACGCGCGGCTGGTCGCACGCCGACCTCGCCCGGCTCACGTGGTCGAACGCGGTCCGCGCGCTGCGGGACGCGGAGGCCGTCTCGCGTGATCTGCGGGCCGCGCGAGGCCCGTCGAACGCGACCATCGAAGCGCTGGACGGTCCCGACTCGCCCGAGGGCGACCGGCCCTGA
- a CDS encoding membrane dipeptidase encodes MAGLLDDPHTLSAVPAAAGETDPPEPPPPLDESARARALLAAQPVVEGRVEFPTGLDPEDFPPVRAPEAGAQFWSVHVGPGEGVVGALRRIDAIRALVAACPEDLRLAHGTTEMAQALNHGRVAALLGPVSANALGGSLATLRAYHALGVRAVTLTGFDRFVRDAVREMNRLGLAVDLSGAAPDTVREVLAVAKAPVLMTEGDPASLPDEVLRLLGGNEGVCMVPVAEDPAATADVLDRVHTLAGSHSVGLSHAKDPVDGYVPLFAELLRRGWPAQDLVLLAHANTTRALRQTEFRSRATRLRTAA; translated from the coding sequence ATGGCAGGTCTGCTCGACGATCCCCACACCCTCTCCGCCGTTCCTGCCGCCGCCGGCGAGACCGACCCCCCTGAACCACCTCCACCACTCGACGAGTCGGCGCGTGCGCGGGCACTGCTCGCGGCGCAGCCGGTGGTCGAGGGGCGCGTGGAGTTCCCGACGGGACTCGACCCCGAGGACTTCCCCCCGGTAAGGGCACCGGAGGCGGGGGCCCAGTTCTGGTCCGTGCACGTCGGCCCCGGGGAGGGCGTGGTGGGCGCCCTGCGCCGGATCGACGCGATCCGCGCGCTGGTGGCCGCCTGCCCCGAGGACCTGCGCCTCGCCCACGGCACCACGGAGATGGCCCAGGCCCTCAACCACGGGCGGGTGGCGGCGCTGCTCGGTCCCGTCAGTGCGAACGCCCTCGGCGGCTCGCTCGCCACGCTCCGGGCCTACCACGCGCTCGGGGTACGGGCGGTGACGCTCACCGGCTTCGACCGCTTCGTCCGGGACGCGGTACGCGAGATGAACCGCCTCGGCCTGGCCGTGGACCTCTCGGGCGCGGCCCCCGACACGGTCCGCGAGGTCCTGGCGGTGGCGAAGGCCCCCGTCCTGATGACCGAGGGCGACCCCGCGTCGCTGCCGGACGAGGTGCTCCGCCTGCTGGGCGGCAACGAAGGCGTCTGCATGGTCCCGGTCGCCGAGGACCCGGCGGCCACGGCCGACGTCCTGGACCGCGTCCACACTCTCGCGGGCTCCCACTCCGTGGGCCTCTCCCACGCGAAGGACCCGGTCGACGGCTACGTCCCGCTCTTCGCGGAACTCCTCCGCCGCGGTTGGCCGGCCCAGGACCTGGTCCTCCTCGCCCACGCGAACACCACGCGGGCCCTGCGCCAGACGGAGTTCCGCTCGCGGGCCACCCGGCTCCGCACCGCCGCCTGA
- a CDS encoding acyl-CoA thioesterase, giving the protein MTDQGDIPGKPTSASRTTLSHIMTSHDTNLLGTVHGGVIMKLVDDAAGAVAGRHSGGPAVTASMDEMVFLEPVRVGDLLHVKAQVNWTGRSSMEVGVRVMAERWNESTPAQQVGSAYLVFAAVDADGKPRAVPPVVPETDRDRRRYQEAQIRRTHRLARRRAIKELRERRAAEGYEH; this is encoded by the coding sequence ATGACAGATCAGGGCGATATTCCGGGCAAGCCCACCTCCGCGTCGCGCACCACTCTCAGCCACATCATGACGAGCCACGACACCAACCTGCTGGGCACGGTCCACGGTGGCGTGATCATGAAGCTGGTCGACGACGCGGCGGGGGCCGTCGCCGGACGCCATTCGGGCGGCCCGGCCGTCACCGCCTCCATGGACGAGATGGTGTTCCTGGAGCCGGTGAGGGTCGGCGACCTGCTCCATGTGAAGGCCCAGGTCAACTGGACCGGCCGGTCTTCCATGGAGGTCGGTGTCCGGGTCATGGCCGAGCGCTGGAACGAGTCCACTCCGGCACAGCAGGTCGGGTCCGCCTATCTGGTGTTCGCGGCGGTCGACGCGGACGGCAAGCCGCGCGCGGTCCCGCCGGTGGTCCCCGAGACCGACCGCGACCGGCGCCGCTACCAGGAGGCCCAGATCCGCCGCACCCACCGGCTGGCCCGCCGGCGCGCGATCAAGGAGCTGCGGGAGCGCCGCGCGGCGGAGGGCTACGAGCACTGA
- a CDS encoding LCP family protein produces the protein MNDWPDGRSNDRDRGYGGSSEPEGARVMRHVQRPQVPQQPQQPPVYDDGHGRVPGQAPGQGYGSGYNTGQVYGQRGYGGGQQQPPAGPGHPAPQPGRPAPDWRRRIKIGSIVLVVALLGWSIGTYAWAASRMRNEVDLAKVIERPSEGDCTTYLIVGSDSREGLSAEDKKKLHTGSAEGKRTDSMMILAACGSGNTMVSLPRDSWVTIPSFVGSESGKKYPARGATKLNAAYAMDGAELLVRTVEFNTGLRIDHYAEIGFAGFANIVDALGGVEMDIEKGFKDKNSGADFKAGKQTLDGEQALAFVRTRYAFAESDLARTKNQQKFLSTLANQAATPGTILDPFTLYPTLGAGLDTLIVDKDMSLYDLGRMFFAMKGISGGDGTSMNMPLAGTAPQGSLKWDMPKVKELVRQIQNDEKVTVTSDR, from the coding sequence ATGAATGACTGGCCCGATGGGCGGAGCAACGATCGCGACCGCGGCTACGGCGGAAGCAGCGAGCCCGAGGGGGCCCGCGTGATGCGTCATGTGCAGCGCCCGCAGGTCCCTCAGCAACCGCAGCAGCCTCCCGTGTACGACGACGGCCACGGCCGGGTGCCCGGGCAGGCCCCGGGCCAGGGGTACGGCTCCGGCTACAACACGGGGCAGGTCTACGGCCAGCGCGGCTACGGCGGCGGCCAGCAGCAGCCCCCGGCCGGCCCCGGCCACCCGGCGCCCCAGCCGGGCCGTCCGGCGCCCGACTGGCGTCGCCGGATCAAGATCGGCTCCATCGTGCTGGTGGTGGCGCTGCTCGGGTGGAGCATCGGCACCTACGCCTGGGCCGCCTCCCGGATGCGCAACGAGGTCGACCTCGCGAAGGTCATCGAGCGGCCGTCCGAGGGCGACTGCACGACATACCTGATCGTCGGCTCGGACAGCCGTGAGGGGCTGTCCGCCGAGGACAAGAAGAAGCTGCACACCGGCTCCGCGGAGGGCAAGCGGACCGACTCGATGATGATCCTCGCGGCGTGCGGCAGCGGCAACACGATGGTCTCCCTCCCCCGCGACTCCTGGGTCACCATCCCCTCCTTCGTCGGCTCGGAGTCCGGCAAGAAGTACCCGGCCCGCGGCGCGACCAAGCTGAACGCCGCCTACGCGATGGACGGCGCCGAACTGCTGGTCCGCACGGTCGAGTTCAACACCGGGCTGCGCATCGACCACTACGCCGAGATCGGCTTCGCCGGTTTCGCGAACATCGTGGACGCGCTCGGCGGCGTGGAGATGGACATCGAGAAGGGCTTCAAGGACAAGAACTCCGGCGCCGACTTCAAGGCCGGCAAGCAGACCCTCGACGGAGAGCAGGCCCTGGCCTTCGTCCGTACCCGGTACGCCTTCGCGGAGTCGGACCTGGCCCGGACGAAGAACCAGCAGAAGTTCCTCTCGACGCTCGCCAACCAGGCGGCGACGCCCGGCACCATCCTCGACCCGTTCACGCTCTACCCGACGCTGGGCGCGGGCCTGGACACCCTGATCGTGGACAAGGACATGTCGCTGTACGACCTCGGCAGGATGTTCTTCGCGATGAAGGGCATCAGCGGCGGCGACGGCACGTCGATGAACATGCCGCTCGCGGGTACGGCGCCGCAGGGTTCCCTGAAGTGGGACATGCCGAAGGTGAAGGAGCTCGTGCGGCAGATCCAGAACGACGAGAAGGTCACCGTCACCTCGGACCGCTGA
- a CDS encoding LCP family protein: MPPPPRPRRPRPVATRPAPARRARRAARPRWGLRMATTLSVLVLGAGGLGHALVTGLDTGIDRVDPFRDMKNRPRAGHGMNVLVVGTDGRDKITPEQRRAYRLGGAPCHCTDTVMLVHISEDRERASVVSLPRDSYAELPEHVDGTTGKRHHAHPVKLNAAYAEGGPGLTVRTVEGMTGVKIDHYLEVDFTSFMKTVDAVGGVRICTTRPMKDPYTGLDLAAGSHDLNGGQALQYVRSRHVDGAADIARMQRQQRFLAALIHRTTSSGVLLNPVRFREVATTMLGSVRADRGFGTQQMLALAKAMRGFTPASSEFVSVPVGDMSFPVKGIGSTVKWDAPRAQRLFEALREDRPLAEPKADAKAAGKPETVTVEVAPKTIRVQVYNGTRTDGLGGRVDDALRATGFDTTRAPRTGDGPEVTRTRVEYDPRWDRSAKSLAAALPGAELRAVKGRGATLRVTAGTDYRGVTPVRAEEKPSGRFEAVTGDQVVCP, from the coding sequence GTGCCCCCACCGCCCCGACCGCGCCGTCCCCGACCGGTGGCGACGCGTCCCGCACCGGCCCGCCGCGCGAGACGGGCCGCCCGGCCACGGTGGGGCCTGCGGATGGCGACGACCCTGTCCGTCCTGGTCCTCGGGGCCGGCGGACTCGGGCACGCCCTGGTGACCGGCCTGGACACCGGGATCGACCGGGTCGACCCCTTCCGGGACATGAAGAACCGGCCGCGGGCCGGGCACGGCATGAACGTCCTGGTGGTGGGCACCGACGGGCGCGACAAGATCACTCCGGAGCAGCGGCGCGCCTACCGGCTCGGCGGGGCGCCCTGTCACTGCACCGACACCGTGATGCTGGTGCACATCTCCGAGGACCGGGAACGGGCGAGCGTGGTGAGCCTCCCCCGCGACTCCTACGCCGAGCTGCCCGAACACGTCGACGGGACCACCGGCAAACGCCACCACGCGCACCCGGTGAAACTGAACGCCGCCTACGCGGAGGGCGGGCCGGGCCTGACCGTGCGGACCGTCGAGGGGATGACGGGGGTCAAGATCGACCATTATCTGGAGGTCGACTTCACCAGCTTCATGAAGACCGTCGACGCCGTCGGCGGGGTACGGATCTGCACGACCCGCCCCATGAAGGACCCGTACACCGGGCTCGACCTCGCGGCCGGCTCCCACGACCTGAACGGCGGGCAGGCCCTCCAGTACGTGCGCTCACGCCATGTCGACGGGGCGGCGGACATCGCCCGGATGCAGCGCCAGCAGCGCTTCCTCGCGGCGCTGATCCACCGGACGACGAGCAGCGGGGTCCTGCTCAATCCCGTGCGGTTCCGCGAGGTCGCCACCACGATGCTCGGTTCGGTGCGCGCCGACCGCGGCTTCGGTACACAGCAGATGCTGGCCCTCGCCAAGGCGATGCGGGGGTTCACCCCCGCGTCGTCGGAGTTCGTCTCCGTACCGGTCGGTGACATGAGCTTCCCGGTCAAGGGCATCGGCTCGACCGTCAAATGGGACGCGCCCAGGGCACAGCGGCTCTTCGAGGCCCTGCGTGAGGACAGGCCGCTGGCCGAGCCGAAGGCCGACGCCAAGGCGGCCGGGAAGCCCGAGACGGTCACGGTCGAGGTGGCCCCGAAGACGATCCGTGTGCAGGTGTACAACGGCACACGGACGGACGGCCTGGGCGGCAGGGTGGACGACGCGCTGCGGGCGACGGGCTTCGACACCACCCGCGCGCCGCGCACCGGCGACGGGCCGGAGGTCACCCGCACGCGGGTGGAGTACGACCCGCGCTGGGACCGGTCGGCGAAGTCACTGGCGGCGGCACTGCCGGGAGCGGAGCTACGGGCGGTGAAGGGACGCGGCGCGACGCTGAGGGTGACGGCGGGCACGGACTACCGGGGGGTGACTCCGGTCCGGGCCGAGGAGAAGCCCTCGGGCCGCTTCGAGGCGGTGACCGGGGACCAGGTGGTGTGTCCGTAG
- a CDS encoding UDP-glucose dehydrogenase family protein, whose product MALKITVIGTGYLGATHAAAMAELGFEVLGLDVVPEKVEMLATGRVPMYEPGLEDLLARHVAGIEGSTGRLRFTTSWEEVGAFGDVHFVCVNTPQKHGEYACDMSYVDAAFASLATVARSGALVVGKSTVPVGSAERLAKLLPEGVELAWNPEFLREGFAVRDTLHPDRVVVGVRGERAEKLLREVYAGPVGEGSPFVVTDFPTAELVKTAANSFLATKISFINAMAEVCEAAGGDVVKLAEAIGYDERIGSKFLRAGIGFGGGCLPKDIRAFMARAGELGADQALTFLREIDSINMRRRGQMVEMAREALGGGSFLGKRVAVLGATFKPDSDDVRDSPALNVAGQIHLQGGQVTVYDPKGMDNARRLFPTLAYAGSVLEAVRGADAVLHLTEWREFREELDPAELGAAVRERVILDGRNALDAERWREAGWLYRAMGRPRA is encoded by the coding sequence ATGGCCCTCAAGATCACCGTGATCGGCACCGGCTACCTCGGCGCGACACACGCGGCGGCCATGGCGGAACTGGGCTTCGAGGTCCTCGGCCTGGACGTCGTGCCCGAGAAGGTCGAGATGCTCGCGACCGGCCGGGTGCCGATGTACGAGCCGGGCCTGGAGGACCTGCTCGCCCGGCACGTGGCGGGGATCGAGGGCTCGACCGGCCGGCTGCGCTTCACGACCTCCTGGGAGGAGGTCGGCGCCTTCGGCGACGTCCACTTCGTCTGTGTGAACACTCCGCAGAAGCACGGCGAGTACGCCTGCGACATGTCCTACGTGGACGCGGCCTTCGCCTCGCTGGCCACCGTGGCGCGCTCGGGCGCGCTGGTCGTCGGCAAGTCGACCGTTCCGGTCGGCTCGGCGGAGCGACTGGCGAAGCTGCTGCCGGAGGGGGTCGAGCTCGCCTGGAACCCCGAGTTCCTGCGTGAGGGCTTCGCCGTCCGGGACACCCTGCACCCGGACCGGGTGGTGGTCGGTGTGCGCGGCGAGCGAGCGGAGAAGCTGCTGCGCGAGGTGTACGCGGGGCCGGTCGGGGAGGGCTCGCCGTTCGTGGTGACCGACTTCCCGACGGCGGAACTGGTGAAGACGGCGGCGAACTCCTTCCTCGCGACGAAGATCTCCTTCATCAACGCGATGGCGGAGGTGTGCGAGGCGGCGGGCGGCGACGTCGTGAAGCTGGCGGAGGCGATCGGCTACGACGAGCGGATCGGGTCCAAGTTCCTGCGGGCCGGGATCGGCTTCGGCGGCGGCTGTCTACCGAAGGACATCCGCGCCTTCATGGCGCGGGCCGGCGAGCTGGGCGCGGACCAGGCACTGACGTTCCTGCGCGAGATCGACTCGATCAACATGCGGCGGCGCGGCCAGATGGTCGAGATGGCGCGCGAGGCGCTGGGCGGCGGTTCGTTCCTGGGCAAGCGGGTGGCGGTGCTGGGCGCGACGTTCAAACCGGACTCCGACGACGTACGGGACTCGCCGGCGCTGAACGTGGCGGGCCAGATCCATCTCCAGGGCGGCCAGGTGACGGTCTACGACCCGAAGGGCATGGACAACGCGCGCCGGCTGTTCCCGACGCTGGCGTACGCCGGGTCGGTGCTGGAGGCGGTACGGGGCGCGGACGCGGTGCTGCACCTGACGGAGTGGCGCGAGTTCCGCGAGGAGCTGGACCCGGCGGAGCTGGGCGCCGCGGTGCGCGAGCGGGTGATCCTCGACGGCCGCAACGCGCTGGACGCGGAGCGCTGGCGCGAGGCGGGCTGGCTGTACCGGGCCATGGGGCGCCCGCGGGCCTGA
- a CDS encoding GtrA family protein: protein MGERSALRARLDRLTREFAKFGAVGGLGLLVDLGVFNLVRHLTEVPVVRASIIATVVAIAFNYVGFRYFTYRDRDKSSRAKELSLFFLFSVIGLVVQNGILYAATYGFGWDTPLQSNVFKFLGIGVATLFRFWSYRTWVFRTLPAREAVQTAESFLEHAPRQASRRQPDRV, encoded by the coding sequence ATGGGTGAACGAAGCGCACTGCGCGCGCGGCTCGACCGGCTCACGCGTGAGTTCGCCAAGTTCGGCGCGGTCGGTGGTTTGGGGCTCCTGGTGGACCTCGGCGTGTTCAACCTCGTACGGCATCTGACGGAGGTGCCGGTCGTCCGGGCGAGCATCATCGCGACCGTCGTCGCGATCGCCTTCAACTACGTCGGCTTCCGCTACTTCACCTACCGGGACCGGGACAAGAGCAGCCGGGCCAAGGAGCTGTCGCTCTTCTTCCTGTTCAGTGTGATCGGCCTGGTCGTCCAGAACGGGATCCTCTACGCGGCGACCTACGGCTTCGGGTGGGACACGCCGCTGCAGAGCAACGTCTTCAAGTTCCTCGGTATCGGCGTCGCGACGCTGTTCCGCTTCTGGTCCTACCGGACCTGGGTGTTCCGTACGCTGCCGGCCCGGGAGGCCGTACAGACCGCGGAATCGTTCCTGGAGCACGCGCCGCGGCAGGCGTCCCGCAGGCAGCCCGACCGCGTCTGA
- a CDS encoding glycosyltransferase family 2 protein yields the protein MTASLPPVSVIMPVLNEERHLRDSVRHILEQDYAGEMEVVVALGPSTDRTDEIAAALVREDPRVHTVPNPTGRTPAALNAAIKASRHPIVVRVDGHGMLSPDYIATAVRLLEETGAQNVGGIMHAEGENAWEDAVAAAMTSKVGVGNAAFHTGGAAGPAETVYLGVFRREALERQGGYNEEFIRAQDWELNFRIREAGGLIWFSPELRVQYRPRPSVRALARQYKDYGRWRHVVARYHQGSINLRYLAPPAAVCVIAAGLVVGAAVTPLGFVIPAGYLAAITAGSVPAGRGLSPKARLRIPVALATMHMSWGYGFLTSPRSLARKVIASKRPAVREPRV from the coding sequence ATGACCGCCTCCCTGCCGCCCGTCTCCGTGATCATGCCGGTCCTCAACGAGGAGAGGCACCTGCGCGACTCGGTCCGCCACATCCTGGAACAGGATTACGCGGGCGAGATGGAGGTGGTGGTCGCGCTCGGACCGTCCACGGACCGTACCGACGAGATCGCCGCGGCACTCGTCCGCGAGGACCCGCGCGTCCACACCGTGCCGAATCCCACGGGCCGCACGCCCGCCGCCCTCAACGCGGCGATCAAGGCGTCCCGTCACCCGATCGTGGTACGCGTCGACGGGCACGGCATGCTCTCGCCGGACTACATCGCCACGGCGGTCCGTCTCCTGGAGGAGACCGGCGCGCAGAACGTCGGCGGCATCATGCACGCCGAGGGGGAGAACGCCTGGGAGGACGCGGTCGCCGCCGCGATGACCTCGAAGGTCGGCGTCGGCAACGCGGCGTTCCACACGGGGGGCGCGGCGGGCCCGGCCGAGACCGTGTACCTCGGCGTCTTCCGGCGCGAGGCGCTGGAGCGGCAGGGCGGCTACAACGAGGAGTTCATCCGCGCCCAGGACTGGGAGCTGAACTTCCGGATACGCGAGGCGGGCGGGCTGATCTGGTTCTCGCCGGAGCTTCGGGTCCAGTACCGGCCGCGCCCGAGCGTGCGCGCGCTGGCCAGGCAGTACAAGGACTACGGCCGTTGGCGCCACGTGGTGGCCCGCTACCACCAGGGCTCGATCAACCTCCGTTACCTGGCCCCGCCGGCGGCCGTCTGCGTGATCGCGGCCGGCCTGGTGGTCGGTGCGGCCGTCACCCCACTCGGTTTCGTGATCCCGGCGGGCTACCTCGCGGCGATCACGGCGGGCTCGGTCCCGGCGGGCCGGGGCCTTTCCCCGAAGGCCCGCCTCCGTATCCCGGTGGCCCTGGCGACCATGCACATGTCCTGGGGCTACGGCTTCCTGACGAGCCCACGCTCGCTGGCGAGGAAGGTCATCGCGAGCAAGCGGCCGGCGGTGCGGGAACCGCGGGTCTGA